The Brachionichthys hirsutus isolate HB-005 unplaced genomic scaffold, CSIRO-AGI_Bhir_v1 contig_285, whole genome shotgun sequence region TGCGGTTCgtgcattttaagtaatttatatctCTAACGGCCCAGCTTCTCCCACCCGgcgacttcagaagcagcggtccaatcacagctcccgtTGCCTACGCCTCCCCCGGCGACTGTCTCTTCCGTCGCCGTCATCTTCAGCCAATGGActatctgctctgctttccacgagccaatcgacagcaggcccagagtttctcagcacaaatggagaggtggatattttttttgttgtttcctattttttattgtcaagtcatttttactcatagtttccactgattggatctctgtgtccattttatgtcagcgagccaaacgcgtctcacagattcgaatccggcgggcatcaccgcgtgaaacgttgctcacgccaatgggactgccaaaggtcgaaaggtaggtcgcgtgggtgtggaggaaatgaacacagtcatttacaaacacatcgaccatattccaaaatcatcagtaaacattttttcaggttaaagaagagagttcagtctggaggagatttatacgaacaagaactacaattccccctcaaccaacaggtaatggtaacctttaaaatgaataatgcaaatctcgctgaatctccagtcttctaccatgttttgtttttcaccccacaggagtcttgaaacaatatttgaggagccacgggagaagaatggcgcgctactcctgattggacagcagaaaagacggagggttctcctttttcctgacttcactcagccccggaaaaggaagagactgcaaggtgggttgggaaatgtattgagagcatgataaagtgacggtagtctccttatttgtgtccctccttcgtgttattttgtattttatttctaactacgcagttgtattcattattgctacatagaggtagcacttctcttttcatcatcttgttcttcacacttcttttttcaaaatgtttgtcgacttcaggggcgggacttcctgttaccatggtccccaggaagcggaaagcatctctccgtcagtgcaatggcagcgtccctcatggggacgagtcagacgtggatgtgatgctggtggagcgactcagttctctcgaagactttctgatacaacgaggcttggatgtgtgatctgtgacatcacatcctgtcagcaaaccaaaggccaaatgaacacatgggttttttttgcggtgtgtttgctgttttattttttacagtgttagatgtgaaacgtgaaccaggtggatagaaatataaatgtacattttctttgtattgctgatctgatctgctcggaagaaaagcccataacgggcagcttatattttcaagaggtttgttaacatcaatactctattgtagtactgaa contains the following coding sequences:
- the LOC137917453 gene encoding uncharacterized protein isoform X1, producing the protein MLRFSAVAMETIFESARGVTCLSPLRPLKDWTAPPGLNNDHCYVRTPTPSFSHPATSEAAVQSQLPLPTPPPATVSSVAVIFSQWTICSAFHEPIDSRPRVSQHKWRGGYFFCCFLFFIVKSFLLIVSTDWISVSILCQRAKRVSQIRIRRASPRETLLTPMGLPKVERLKKRVQSGGDLYEQELQFPLNQQES
- the LOC137917453 gene encoding protein PRR14L-like isoform X2, with product MCVRLRPASPTRRLQKQRSNHSSRCLRLPRRLSLPSPSSSANGLSALLSTSQSTAGPEFLSTNGERAKRVSQIRIRRASPRETLLTPMGLPKVERLKKRVQSGGDLYEQELQFPLNQQES